The Epinephelus lanceolatus isolate andai-2023 chromosome 1, ASM4190304v1, whole genome shotgun sequence genome has a window encoding:
- the b3galt6 gene encoding beta-1,3-galactosyltransferase 6, whose translation MNLLRLVCRHKTALVIGTVCSFAVVLVFLAKCTSETLKQGHQDPPGLAPHASALQSHPEQHNPPSTSKDLSAFLVVLITTGPKYTERRSIIRSTWLAKRDSDVLAMFVVGTQGLSSEDLQNLNTEQGRHKDLLLLPDLRDSYENLTLKLLHMYSWLDQNVEFKFVLKADDDTFARLDLLKEELKGKEPSRLYWGFFSGRGRVKTAGKWRESSWELCDYYLPYALGGGYILSSDLVRYVHLNAGYFKTWQSEDVSLGAWLAPVDVRRTHDPRFDTEYKSRGCNNKYLVTHKQSLEDMLEKHQTLQRDGRLCKEEVKLRLSYVYDWSVPPSQCCQRKDGIP comes from the coding sequence ATGAATCTGTTACGTCTAGTGTGCCGCCACAAGACAGCTCTGGTCATTGGCACTGTGTGCAGCTTTGCTGTAGTTCTGGTCTTCTTGGCCAAATGTACCTCAGAAACCCTGAAACAGGGCCACCAGGACCCTCCAGGCTTAGCCCCTCATGCCAGCGCTTTGCAGTCCCATCCAGAGCAGCACAATCCCCCTTCTACATCCAAAGACTTGTCAGCATTCCTCGTGGTCCTCATCACAACCGGACCGAAGTACACAGAGCGGAGGAGCATCATCCGCAGCACCTGGTTGGCCAAGCGGGACTCTGATGTTCTGGCCATGTTTGTGGTGGGAACTCAGGGGCTTTCCAGCGAGGACCTACAGAACCTTAACACAGAGCAAGGGCGGCACAAGGACTTGCTCTTACTGCCTGACTTGCGAGATTCTTACGAGAACTTAACACTCAAGCTCCTGCACATGTACTCCTGGCTGGACCAGAACGTGGAGTTCAAGTTTGTCCTCAAAGCAGATGACGACACATTTGCTCGCTTGGACCTCCtaaaggaggagctgaagggGAAAGAGCCCAGCCGCTTATACTGGGGCTTCTTCTCAGGGAGAGGGCGAGTGAAGACTGCTGGGAAGTGGCGGGAAAGCTCTTGGGAGCTTTGTGACTACTACCTGCCGTACGCGCTGGGTGGCGGCTACATCCTCTCCTCCGACCTGGTACGTTACGTGCATCTTAATGCAGGCTACTTCAAGACGTGGCAGAGTGAGGATGTGTCACTGGGTGCCTGGCTGGCACCAGTGGATGTGCGGCGGACGCATGACCCACGCTTTGACACAGAGTATAAATCGCGTGGTTGCAACAACAAATACTTGGTGACACATAAGCAGAGCTTGGAGGACATGTTGGAGAAACACCAGACTCTGCAGCGTGACGGCAGGCTCTGCAAGGAGGAGGTCAAGCTGCGGCTGTCCTATGTGTATGACTGGAGTGTGCCACCCTCACAGTGCTGCCAAAGGAAGGATGGCATTCCTTAG
- the tmem167b gene encoding protein kish-B has protein sequence MTNVYSFDGILVFGLLFICTCAYLKKVPRLNSWLLSEKKGVWGVFYKAAVIGSRLHIAVAVSCLAMAFYIVFLK, from the exons ATGACAAATG TGTACTCTTTCGATGGCATCCTGGTGTTTGGGCTGCTGTTCATCTGCACTTGTGCATACCTCAAAAAGGTGCCGCGGCTCAACAGCTGGCTGCTGTCAGAGAAGAAAGGAGTGTGGGGCGTCTTCTACAAAG CTGCGGTAATTGGGTCGCGGCTTCACATTGCCGTGGCGGTTTCCTGTTTGGCCATGGCTTTCTACATTGTCTTCTTGAAATGA
- the LOC117256240 gene encoding protein FAM107B, giving the protein MASPRQVTESPQQEPGDLIQPRKLPNPMLASHQHKSLHQELLFCHKRGLLPRKKPELQCVLEQKEQHKQRELALSLPSDLEVKLRRRQQRIQIYELEEKKRSESLQNIPEFVRVRGTLRRVQTFSW; this is encoded by the exons ATGGCCTCACCACGACAGGTGACTGAGAGTCCACAGCAGGAGCCTGGTGACCTCATCCAACCCAGAAAGCTGCCAAATCCCATGCTGGCTTCTCACCAACACAAATCACTACACCAAGAGCTGCTATTCTGCCACAAAAG AGGTCTGCTGCCCAGAAAAAAGCCTGAGCTGCAGTGCGTGCTGGAACAGAaagagcagcacaagcagagggAGCTGGCCCTCTCACTTCCCTCCGACTTGGAGGTGAAGCTACGCAGGAGGCAGCAGAGAATACAAATC TACGagctggaggagaagaagaggagtgaGAGCCTGCAGAATATACCGGAGTTTGTACGTGTGAGGGGAACCCTGAGACGGGTCCAAACTTTTTCTTGGTGA